The Streptomyces noursei ATCC 11455 sequence GAAATACCGCCCAGGCCCCGCCGGTCACCTCCTGCCCGCGCACTCCGCCGTCAGGCGCGCGACGGTTTGACTCTCACATCCGTGTGAGGCTTTAACGTCCCGATCACCAGCGCGCGCAGCAGCGCCCGCAACGTGAGAGGGAGCCATCCGCCATGACGCAGCACCGCCACCACCGCCCGCTCGACGGCAAGATCGCCCTGGTCACCGGAGGCAGCCGGGGCATCGGGCGGGCCATCGCCGAACGCCTCGGCCGCGACGGGGCCGTGGTCGCCGTGGCCTACGCCCGCGACGCGGCTGCGGCGGACGACGTGGTAGCGCGCATCCGCGAGGACGGTGGCCGGGCGGTCGCGCTGCACGCCCCGTTGGGCCACCACGGCGACGCCGCCGACCTCTGGTCGGCCTTCGACGAACGGATCACGGAACACGCTCCCGGGACCCAGGCGCGGCCCGCGGTCGACATCATCGTCAACAACGCGGGCATCGGGATGCTGGCGGCCCTCCCCGCGCTGACCGAGGAGGACTTCGACAAGGTCTTCGCGGTCAACGTCCGTGCCCCGTTCTTCGTCGTACGGGAAGGGCTGAAGCGGCTGCGCGACGGCGGCCGGATCATCAACGTCTCCAGCGGCGCTGGCCGGCTGGCCATGCCCGAGGCCATCGCCTACGGCGCCACCAAGGGCGCCCTGGACAACTTCACCCTCAACCTGGCCAAGGAACTGGGTCCCCGAGGCATCACCGCCAACGCGGTCGCGCCCGGGATCATCGACACCGACGTCAACGCCGAGTGGCTGCGCGGCAATCCGGCCGCGGAGGCGGACGCCGCATCGCGGGCCGCGTTGGGCCGGGTCGGCCAGCCGGACGACGTGGCCGACATCGTCGCGTTCCTCGCCTCGCACGACGCGCGCTGGGTCACCGGGAAGGTGATCGACGCCACCGGCGGCGCCAGGCTGTGACGACGGACGAGGCCGGGTCCGCGCCGGACACCGCGGACCCGGCCATGACCCATCGGACGGACCCTAGGGCCGCAACACCCCCCACCACACGGCCCACGGCACGAAGCCGATGGTGGCGAGGGCGGCCGGCGCGAGTCGGAGCAGGGCCGCCCTGCCCCGGGTGCGGTGCCTGCGCAGGACGGCGGCGACCGTGACACCCGCCGACACGAGCACGGCGATGGCGAGCGTCCGCACGGCCAGCCAGGCCAGCGGGCGCCCCCACAGGACGGGTGCCGCGGCCCCGTCGCCCGCCACGTACACCGCGAGCGGGCACAGCGTCGCGCCCACGACGGTGAGCAGGCCCAGTCCGGACAGCCAGCGCCCGGGGCGTACGGCCGGGCCCCGGCGCAGGACGGCGCTCAGGGGGTAGGCGGCGAAGCCGACGCACAGCAGGGCGGGGAGGAGCCATGCCCACCAGGTGCGGCCCGGGACGGGAGTGCTGGACATGGCCTGGGGCGGTGCGGGGGCGGTGCGGGACTCGGGCGGGTGGCCGGCCGCGACGGCCCGGATCCAGGAGGTCATGGTCCGGGCGTAGCCGGGCGGCAGCTCTCCCAGTGGCTTGCCGTGGAACAGGGGGCCGCCGATGCGGTCGAAGCCGTCCGTCGTCCGGTGTCCGTTGTGCGCGGCGCCGGGCACGAAGCCGATGACGACGTGCCTGTTGCCTGCCCGGTCGAGGGACTCCCGGAAGATCCGTGCGCTTTCCCCGGGCGGTATCTGGTTGTCGTAGACGCCCCACAGCGCCAGTACCGGGGTGTGGTGCAGACGGTTCAGCACCGGCCGGGGGTCGTGGTCGGCCGCGGGAAACAGGCCGGTGGAGTCCATGAGTTGGGCCGCCGGGCCGGCGACCACGCCGCGGAAGGAACCGCCGACGCCCCGGTGTTGCAGATGCATGCCGAGATTCCATGTCTCGGTGCGCAGCGGCGAGTAGCCGGACCCACCGAGCGTGATCAGGAAGGCGACGTCGGAGGAGCGGGCGGCGGCCAGCGGCGCCACCCAGCCGCCCTCGCTGAATCCCCAGAGCCCGACCAGGTGCGGATCGACGTCCCTGCGTTCGCGCAGCAGGCGTACTCCGGCCAGCGCGTCGTCCGCCAGCAGGTCGAAGTCGCGGTGGGTGGTGGAGTATCCGACCGTCCGCTTGTCGAAGACGAGCGTGGTGATGCCGGCGCGGGCGAAGACCTCGGCCTCCTGCCGGTACTCGTCCCGCGGGCCCGGACCCGAGCCGCCGATGAGCACGATGCCCGGGCTGGTGGTGGAGCGGGTGCCTGGACGGGTGCCTGGCGGGTCCGGGCGGGTCAGTACGGTGCCGTGGAGGACGAGGCCGCCACCGCCTCGGAAGGAGACGTCCTGGCGGACCGGGTCGCCGTCCTTGGTGTCCGCGTGGGCCCGCGGTGCGGCGAGCAGCACGGCGAGCGCCACCCAGGCCAGGGCCAGGCAGGTGCGTATGAGCGACTTGACGGTGAGCTGCACGGCGGTGCGGCTCCTTCCCTGAAGACGCGTTGCGAAGTGTTCAGTTGATCTCGGGAAAGCCGAGCAGGCGGACGAGCACGGCGCGCGCGTCGGGTGCGGCCTCGCCCTCGGGCGGGGAGTAGCGGTGGACGAGGGCGATGTACTCCTCGAAGAACGCGCGGAGTTGGTCGCGGTCGAGCCGCAGCGTGGCCCGGGAGAACAGCGCCGCGTCGGCCCACGGCCCGAGCGCGTCGCGTGTCTGTGCGAACTGCTGTGCCTGTTCGATGAGTTCGGCGAGGTTGAGCCGATGCATCTCCGTGAGGGCCTCGCGCATCTCGGGTGTCTGCCGGCTGTACGGCGGATACCGCCGGTCGCCCGGCACCGCGCGCCACCACCGCTCCCGCCCCTTGGCCAGCTCGGGAACCTCCTCGACGAAGCCGTGCCTGGCCATCTGCCTGAGGTGGTAGCTGACCAGGCCGGTGCTCTCGCCGAGTTGCCTAGCGAGCCCGGCCGAGTTGCCCGGCCCCTTGCGCAGGCACTGCTCGATCTTCTGGCGGATCGGATGCGCCAGGACGCGGAGCGCCTCGACGTCGGTGATCTCCTGCGCGGGCGGTTGCTCTGCCATGGGAGCAGGCTAGGAGTTGCAAAGCGGCTTTGCAAGGGAGTTTTGCAACTCGGGTGGCAGGGTGTCATCCGGCTGCTGGTGCGGGGCGCTGCGGCCCCGGCGGCCGCCCTGTGCGGGTGGAGCGGGCCCTGGCCGACGAGTTCACCGACGAGGAGAGGGAGACGCTGGTCGGCCTGCTCGGCCGGTGCACCGCCCTGCTCGATTCCATGCGGCCCGCCTGAGGCGCGCTCAGGCCACGCCGAAGTCGTCGCCCTCCTGGTCCGGCGTCATGGGCGGGCAGTCGTGGAACGCGGAGGAGACGGCCTTGTTCAGCACCGGGTCAGCGAGCGGAGGCTCGTCGTAGCCCTCGGTGGTGACGAAGACGAACCCGGTCCGGATCCCGTCCACCTCGGTCTCCACGGTGCACTGCCAGGGCAGGTCCTGCTCGCGTCGCCAGTCGCACCCCACGGCGTCCAGCGCGGCGGTGAACCGCGAGTACGTCACCTCCGACGGATGGCTGACCATCGCGTGCGTCCGGGCGTCGGGGACTTCGATCTCCTCGTGCCACACCGTGACGATGACCTGGACCACCAGCCGGCACCGACAGACGACCAACTGCAGGTTGCCGTAGCCGAACCAGCGCGGCCAGTGGGACGTGTCGTACACGGGGTCGCCGACGAACGGCTGCCCCAGCGCCGCCACCAACTCGGGCAGCGCGGCACCGCAACCGATCGGCCCGATCCTGGCCGTCCGAGCGAACTCCGCCAGTATTCGGGTCGAAGCAGTCATAGTGCGGATTATGGCAGGTGGCGGGCCACCTCCTGGGCGACGGACGCCGGTAGGCCCATGAGGCGCAGCGCGTCGGGCAACGACGTCCGCGGAGCCGCCGCGGACGCGCTCGCCGCCTCGGCCGCCTGCCGATAGCGGGCCCGGGCCCCGGCGCGGTCGCCGCCGGCCTCGGCGACCCGGGCCAGGCCGGCCAGCGTCCGGATGCGGTTGGCCAGGCCCTTCACCCAGTGCGGGTCCTGGTCCTCCAGGGCCTGTTCGTACAGGCGCCGCGCCGCGGTGCGGTCACCGTCCAGCAGTGCCAGGTCGGCCAGGCCGCGGTGGGCGGCGGCGAGGGCGGTGGCGCTGCCGGCGCGGTGCGCGCGGTCGGCGGCCTGCGCGTAGTCGGCGCGGGCCGCCACCGGGTCGGTGGTCACCCGGTGGTCCCCCCGGTTGACCAGGAAGTCGGCATGGTCCTCCCAGGCGCCCAACTGCTCGGCGAGGGCGAGCGCTTCGTCGGTCAGCGCGATCGCGGCGGCCTGGTCGCCGCGCACGCCGACCAGGCCGGCGAGCGCATCGAGGGCCAGCGCGGTGCCCCAGCGTTCGCCCAGTGCGCGGAACCGCCCGACGGCCGTGCGCAAGCCCCGTTCGGCCTCGGCGAGGTCCCCGTCGCCGAGCGGGCCGAACGCGGTCACGTACTGCGCGGCCGCACTGACCCAGGGGTCGGGGCGGTGGCGCTGGGCGGACACCAGGGCGTACGCGCCCGGTGCGTCGCCGTCGCCGGCGTTGTGCATCATCCACAACAGGAGGGCGGTCGGGCAGCGGCCCGCGCGCCCGGCCGACCACACCGAGACGAGTGCCCGCTCGGCCGAGGCCCGGTGCCCGTGCCAGGCCGCGCGGCTCCCGGGTGATCCCGAGGCGGCCAACAGCACGCACACGGCGTACTCCTCGTCGAGCCCGGGCGGGGGAGCGTCCCCCACGGCGTCCAGCAGGGCCGCGGCCTGCGGTGCCAACGTGCCGGACAGGCCGCGGATCCACAGGTACGACGCGACCGAGGCGAGCAGTTCCAGGGCCGTCGCGGTCTCGGACGCGGCCACGGCCCACTGCACGGCCGCCAGCACCTCGGGCTGTTCCGCCGCCAGGACCGCCAACCAGGACAGCTGTTCCCTGCGGTGCAGCCATGGCTCGGCGGCGCGCACCAGCTCCAGCACCGTCCGCGCGTGGGCGCGCCGCACCGCCGCCGTCTCGCCCGCGGCGTCCAGCTGCTCGGCGGCGAAGGCACGGATCGTGGCCAGCATGCGATAGCGCCCGCCGGACCGGTCCAGCAGCGACTTGTCGGCCAGCGACTCCAGTGTCTCCTCGTCGGTGTCGCACACCCGCAGCGCGGTCTCCACGCCCGCCCCCGCCGCGAACACCGAGAAGCGCCGCGCCGCCCGCTGCTCCGGCACCGAGAGCAGGTCCCAACTCCAGGCGACCGTGGAACGCAGCGTCCGGTGCCGCCCGTCGGCCGCCCGGGTGCCGCGCGCGGCGACCGCCAACCGGTCGGGCAGGCGGGCCGCGAGCTCCTCCAGGCTCAGGGTGCGCAGCCGGGCCGCCACCAGCTCGATCGCCAACGGCAGGTTGTCGAGGGCCGCACAGACACGTCGTACGGCGACCGGGTCGGGCACGAAGGCGCGCCGTACGGCGCGGGCCCGGTCGGTGAACAGCGCCTCGGCCGCGGGGTCGTCGAGCGGCCGCACGGGGTGCAGGTGTTCGCCGATGACGCCGAGCGGCTCCCGGCTCGTCGCCAGCACCCGCAGGCGCGGACAGGCCGTCAGCAGGCGTGCCGCGACCAGGGCGACCTCCTCGACCAGGTGCTCGCAGTTGTCCAGCACGAGCAGCAGGCTCCGCCCCGACAACGCCGTCCGCAGACGGTCCAGCGGGCCCTGGTCGTCGCGGGTCAGGTGTAGGCCCCGTTCGCGCAGGCCGAGGGCGACGAGCAGGGTCTGCGGGAGCAGGGCCGCGTCGCGCAGCGCGCCCAGCTCCACGAAGCACACCTCTCCGGTCGCCGCCGCGGCGACCTCGACGGACAGCCGGGTCTTGCCGACTCCGCCCGGCCCGGTCAGCGTCACCAGCCGTGCCCCGCCCAGGAGTTCACCTATCTCGGCCACCTCCCCGGCGCGGCCGACGAGGGCCGTCAGCGGGGCGGGCGGCGCGGTGGGCGTCGGCGCGGCGTCGGTATTGAGCAGCTCCCGGTGCAGCCCGGCCAGCTCCGCCGACGGCCCGGTGCCCAGCTCCTCCGCGAGGCGGCGCCTGACCTGCTCGAACACCACCAGCGCCGCGGCCTGCCCGTCGTCGGCGAACAGCGCCCGCATCAGCAGCGCGGCGAGCCGTTCCCGCAGCGGATGACGGTCCAGCAACGCCCGCAACTCGGGTACGGCGGCGCGGTGTTCACCGATCACCAGCTCGGCCTCGAAGCGGTCCTCCAGCGCCGTCAGCCGCAACTCCTCCAGCCGCGCCGCCGCGGCCCGCCCCGGCGCGCTGTCGGCGACGTCCGCGAGCGCCGGCCCCCGCCACAGGGCCAACCCCTCGCGCAGCAGCGCCCGCGCCCGCCCGGCATCGCCCTCCCGCAACGCCGACCGGCCCTCCCGGGCCAACTCCTCGAACCGCCCGGCATCGACGTGCTGCGCGGCGACGACCAGCCGATAGCCCGCCCCACTGCGCTCGATCACCGCCGCCCCGCCCAGGGCCGAGCGCAGCCGGGACACCTGGGACTGGAGCGCATGGGCGGACGGCGCCCCCTCCGCCGCACCGCCCCCGGCGGCTCCGACACCGTCGGCCAACCGCTCGGCCGGGACGACCTCACCGGGCCGGACGAGCAACAGGGCGAGCAGCGCCCGGCGCGCGGGACCGCCCAGCGGCACCTCCGCCCCGCCGTCCCGCCACGCCTGCGTACCGCCGAGGATTCCGAAGCGCATGCCGGTGATTATTCATCGACCCGCGCTCCGGCCGTGCCTGAGCGGTCGCGGAGAGGGACCGCGGGGGAGTGGGGACCCGCACGCTCCCACGCCACCCGCCGCCTCACATGATGGGGCCGAGATACGTACCGCCCGACACGTCGATGGTCCGGCCGGTGATCCACCGCCCCTGCGGCCCCGCCAGGAATCCGACGACGTCGGCCACGTCCTCGGGCTCACCGAGCCGCCCCAACGCGGTGACCGCCTCAAGTTCCGCCACCACCTCGGGGATCGCGGTGTAGCCGGCGGTCAGATCGGTCCGCACCGCCCCGGGCGCGACCGTGTTCACCGTGATGCCCCGCCGACCGAGTTCATTGGCCAGCGACGGCGCCAACGACTCCAGCGCCGCCTTGGTGACCGTGTACCCGATCTGCGTCGAGACCGCGAAACGGCTGGCCGTCGACCCCATGTTGATGATGCGGCCACCGTCGTTCAGCAGCGGCAGGGCCCGCTGGATGACGAAGAACGGGGCCGTGACGTTGACCGCCAGCAGCCGCTCCCACTCCCGTGGCGTCACGTCCCGGATCGCATGCGCCGACGAGATGCCGGCGTTGTTGACCAGGACGTCCAGCCCCCGGCCGGCGAGCCCGGCGGTCAGCCCCTCGAACAGCCGCTCCACGGCGCCGCCTTCACCGAACCGCGCCCGAACCGCGAACGCCCGGCCACCGGCCTCCTCGATGCGCGCCACGGTCGTCTCGGCCGCCTCCGCGTTGTCGCCGTAGTGGACCGCGACCAGCGCGCCCTCGCCGGCCAGCCGCAGCGCCACCGCCCGGCCGATCCCTCGCGAGCCGCCCGTCACCAGTGCCGTCTTCCCCGTCAACGAAGTCATCGCCGAACTCCCCTTCTCGGTGGCCGGTCCTCGGTTCCGGACCGGCGGTGCCCTCACGATGGCGGAGCGGGCTCACCGCACGCTCACCGACGGCTCACCGCCGTGCCGCGGCACACCCCGGGCCCGCGCGCCCGATCGTCACCCGCCTGGCCTCCGCACCCGGGCGCATCCGTGCGGCCCGCTCGCACG is a genomic window containing:
- a CDS encoding SDR family oxidoreductase; translated protein: MTQHRHHRPLDGKIALVTGGSRGIGRAIAERLGRDGAVVAVAYARDAAAADDVVARIREDGGRAVALHAPLGHHGDAADLWSAFDERITEHAPGTQARPAVDIIVNNAGIGMLAALPALTEEDFDKVFAVNVRAPFFVVREGLKRLRDGGRIINVSSGAGRLAMPEAIAYGATKGALDNFTLNLAKELGPRGITANAVAPGIIDTDVNAEWLRGNPAAEADAASRAALGRVGQPDDVADIVAFLASHDARWVTGKVIDATGGARL
- a CDS encoding winged helix-turn-helix domain-containing protein, with the protein product MAEQPPAQEITDVEALRVLAHPIRQKIEQCLRKGPGNSAGLARQLGESTGLVSYHLRQMARHGFVEEVPELAKGRERWWRAVPGDRRYPPYSRQTPEMREALTEMHRLNLAELIEQAQQFAQTRDALGPWADAALFSRATLRLDRDQLRAFFEEYIALVHRYSPPEGEAAPDARAVLVRLLGFPEIN
- a CDS encoding ATP-binding protein; this encodes MRFGILGGTQAWRDGGAEVPLGGPARRALLALLLVRPGEVVPAERLADGVGAAGGGAAEGAPSAHALQSQVSRLRSALGGAAVIERSGAGYRLVVAAQHVDAGRFEELAREGRSALREGDAGRARALLREGLALWRGPALADVADSAPGRAAAARLEELRLTALEDRFEAELVIGEHRAAVPELRALLDRHPLRERLAALLMRALFADDGQAAALVVFEQVRRRLAEELGTGPSAELAGLHRELLNTDAAPTPTAPPAPLTALVGRAGEVAEIGELLGGARLVTLTGPGGVGKTRLSVEVAAAATGEVCFVELGALRDAALLPQTLLVALGLRERGLHLTRDDQGPLDRLRTALSGRSLLLVLDNCEHLVEEVALVAARLLTACPRLRVLATSREPLGVIGEHLHPVRPLDDPAAEALFTDRARAVRRAFVPDPVAVRRVCAALDNLPLAIELVAARLRTLSLEELAARLPDRLAVAARGTRAADGRHRTLRSTVAWSWDLLSVPEQRAARRFSVFAAGAGVETALRVCDTDEETLESLADKSLLDRSGGRYRMLATIRAFAAEQLDAAGETAAVRRAHARTVLELVRAAEPWLHRREQLSWLAVLAAEQPEVLAAVQWAVAASETATALELLASVASYLWIRGLSGTLAPQAAALLDAVGDAPPPGLDEEYAVCVLLAASGSPGSRAAWHGHRASAERALVSVWSAGRAGRCPTALLLWMMHNAGDGDAPGAYALVSAQRHRPDPWVSAAAQYVTAFGPLGDGDLAEAERGLRTAVGRFRALGERWGTALALDALAGLVGVRGDQAAAIALTDEALALAEQLGAWEDHADFLVNRGDHRVTTDPVAARADYAQAADRAHRAGSATALAAAHRGLADLALLDGDRTAARRLYEQALEDQDPHWVKGLANRIRTLAGLARVAEAGGDRAGARARYRQAAEAASASAAAPRTSLPDALRLMGLPASVAQEVARHLP
- a CDS encoding alpha/beta hydrolase family protein — encoded protein: MQLTVKSLIRTCLALAWVALAVLLAAPRAHADTKDGDPVRQDVSFRGGGGLVLHGTVLTRPDPPGTRPGTRSTTSPGIVLIGGSGPGPRDEYRQEAEVFARAGITTLVFDKRTVGYSTTHRDFDLLADDALAGVRLLRERRDVDPHLVGLWGFSEGGWVAPLAAARSSDVAFLITLGGSGYSPLRTETWNLGMHLQHRGVGGSFRGVVAGPAAQLMDSTGLFPAADHDPRPVLNRLHHTPVLALWGVYDNQIPPGESARIFRESLDRAGNRHVVIGFVPGAAHNGHRTTDGFDRIGGPLFHGKPLGELPPGYARTMTSWIRAVAAGHPPESRTAPAPPQAMSSTPVPGRTWWAWLLPALLCVGFAAYPLSAVLRRGPAVRPGRWLSGLGLLTVVGATLCPLAVYVAGDGAAAPVLWGRPLAWLAVRTLAIAVLVSAGVTVAAVLRRHRTRGRAALLRLAPAALATIGFVPWAVWWGVLRP
- a CDS encoding SDR family NAD(P)-dependent oxidoreductase encodes the protein MTSLTGKTALVTGGSRGIGRAVALRLAGEGALVAVHYGDNAEAAETTVARIEEAGGRAFAVRARFGEGGAVERLFEGLTAGLAGRGLDVLVNNAGISSAHAIRDVTPREWERLLAVNVTAPFFVIQRALPLLNDGGRIINMGSTASRFAVSTQIGYTVTKAALESLAPSLANELGRRGITVNTVAPGAVRTDLTAGYTAIPEVVAELEAVTALGRLGEPEDVADVVGFLAGPQGRWITGRTIDVSGGTYLGPIM